A stretch of Episyrphus balteatus chromosome 2, idEpiBalt1.1, whole genome shotgun sequence DNA encodes these proteins:
- the LOC129910697 gene encoding transcription factor Adf-1-like isoform X1: MKTNSENLNVIFVKMVEANPCIWDTRSETYRNKKMVKAAWEEISKEINEPAENCPERWRKIRDALFRSIKRHSIKRGTRKRKPYYLTSHLQFILDSSILSTTSKTDESYTDDNRVTEYETESENSKPGPFLDETKTNSVQDDFPVNNTNFESSLHHQVNKISANKTRTEQQRTNAHYFEVTDEVESILSKRRRIIEEDDENDSDMNFFKSLLRDVRKMNDKQNRKFRLRVLQIVDEIFDDATVEECPEWKHPIDGHVLFRNRRQNCE, from the exons atgaaaacaaattcagAAAACTTGAATgtgatttttgttaaaatggtgGAAGCTAATCCGTGCATTTGGGACACTAGATCAGAAAcatacagaaacaaaaaaatggttaaagcTGCATGggaagaaatatcaaaagaaataaatgaaccAG cTGAAAACTGCCCTGAACGCTGGAGAAAAATTCGAGATGCTTTATTTAGAAGTATTAAAAGGCATTCAATTAAAAGAGGCACTAGAAAAAGAAAACCGTACTACCTAACATCACATCTACAATTTATTCTAGATTCTTCAATTCTCTCGACCACAAGCAAAACCGACGAATCTTACACAGATGATAATAGAGTCACGGAATATGAGACTGAATCAGAAAATTCTAAACCAGgaccatttcttgacgaaactAAAACTAATAGTGTACAGGATGATTTCCCAGTCAATAATACTAATTTTGAGTCTAGCTTACATCATCAAGTCAATAAAATATCTGCAAACAAAACCAGAACTGAACAACAGCGAACTAATGCACATTACTTCGAGGTGACAGATGAAGTAGAATCAATATTGAGTAAGAGGCGAAGAATTATCGAGGAGGATGATGAAAATGATtctgatatgaattttttcaaaagtttgttaCGTGATGTACGTAAAATGAATGACAAACAAAACAGAAAGTTTCGACTGCGAGTCTTGCAAATTGTTGATGAAATTTTTGACGATGCAACTGTTGAAGAGTGTCCAGAATGGAAACATCCAATTGATGGTCACGTACTTTTTAGAAATCGAAGGCaaaattgtgaataa
- the LOC129910697 gene encoding uncharacterized protein LOC129910697 isoform X2: MNQVAENCPERWRKIRDALFRSIKRHSIKRGTRKRKPYYLTSHLQFILDSSILSTTSKTDESYTDDNRVTEYETESENSKPGPFLDETKTNSVQDDFPVNNTNFESSLHHQVNKISANKTRTEQQRTNAHYFEVTDEVESILSKRRRIIEEDDENDSDMNFFKSLLRDVRKMNDKQNRKFRLRVLQIVDEIFDDATVEECPEWKHPIDGHVLFRNRRQNCE; this comes from the exons atgaaccAGGTTG cTGAAAACTGCCCTGAACGCTGGAGAAAAATTCGAGATGCTTTATTTAGAAGTATTAAAAGGCATTCAATTAAAAGAGGCACTAGAAAAAGAAAACCGTACTACCTAACATCACATCTACAATTTATTCTAGATTCTTCAATTCTCTCGACCACAAGCAAAACCGACGAATCTTACACAGATGATAATAGAGTCACGGAATATGAGACTGAATCAGAAAATTCTAAACCAGgaccatttcttgacgaaactAAAACTAATAGTGTACAGGATGATTTCCCAGTCAATAATACTAATTTTGAGTCTAGCTTACATCATCAAGTCAATAAAATATCTGCAAACAAAACCAGAACTGAACAACAGCGAACTAATGCACATTACTTCGAGGTGACAGATGAAGTAGAATCAATATTGAGTAAGAGGCGAAGAATTATCGAGGAGGATGATGAAAATGATtctgatatgaattttttcaaaagtttgttaCGTGATGTACGTAAAATGAATGACAAACAAAACAGAAAGTTTCGACTGCGAGTCTTGCAAATTGTTGATGAAATTTTTGACGATGCAACTGTTGAAGAGTGTCCAGAATGGAAACATCCAATTGATGGTCACGTACTTTTTAGAAATCGAAGGCaaaattgtgaataa